GAGCGGGAAAAGCATATCGCTCCGAACTCTTCGAATTCTCGTTGAATCGGTATAAAGAGCGGTGGCTCCTTCCGCGTTAAGTTAGTTCTTCAGTGACTATCGTGCAGTGTCGTatcgttaataaacaaaactgaaaaatgacTGGACGCGGTAAAGGTGGCAAAGGTCTGGGAAAAGGTGGCGCTAAGCGTCATCGCAAAGTCTTGCGTGATAACATCCAGGGTATTACGAAGCCAGCTATCCGTCGTTTGGCTCGTCGTGGCGGTGTGAAGCGCATCTCTGGTCTTATCTACGAGGAAACTCGTGGAGTTCTAAAAGTGTTTTTGGAGAACGTAATTCGCGATGCTGTCACCTACACCGAACACGCCAAAAGGAAGACCGTGACGGCCATGGATGTTGTTTATGCCCTGAAGAGACAAGGACGCACTCTATACGGCTTTGgcggttaaaattatttttgtacagCCTGTACTTAACTATGTATACAATCGGTCCTTTTCAGGACCACAATTTGTTTTAAcagaaaaagagaaataaattttaaataatacctaCATATCTTAGCCTATTAGACAATAAATATATCTAATTATTCAGCACGCTTAAGGCATGCGGCACCCACCAGTGGACTGAAGTCTACACttatagtaaaatatatattgtagtttatacaattcgttaatatatgtgtattatacaatcaataaaaacgCACAATATGACTTAAatctaaaagttttattttaaaaagagaaagaaactaCTAGAAAagaagcttcatatatatatttttttcaatcacacttcacgcaaataataaatacgaaattcttgaattttatatgtaagtggaatttcaacttttatttctatcatagatacataatgtatccacaaacatacatttttctccaataaatctgtttagaatattttttgttgtttaaactATTGTCTTGGCCTAATATTTCtaatgaaaatttgcattcttCTTAAATGGTTTGGTCGTCCTGAAAAGGACGTTTGGGTTTATATATGAGTTTATGTACAAGCAGGTAAGATACAGGACCGCAATTAAATCTTTAAGCCTTCTTCTCGGTCTTCTTTGGCAACAGGACAGCCTGGATGTTGGGCAGAACGCCACCCTGAGCAATGGTGACACCAGAGAGCAGCTTGTTCAACTCCTCGTCATTGCGAATGGCCAACTGCAGATGACGGGGAATGATCCTAGTCTTCTTGTTGTCACGGGCAGCATTGCCAGCTAACTCGAGAACTTCAGCTGCCAGGTATTCCATAACGGCAGCCAGATAAACAGGAGCGCCGGCACCAACGCGTTCAGCATAGTTGCCTTTGCGGAGCAGACGGTGAATACGTCCAACGGGAAACTGAAGACCAGCACGATTCGATCGGGACTTTGCCTTTCCCTTCACTTTTCCACCCTTGCCACGgccagacatattttttacttCACGTTTATTCACTTCACACACGAATATTGAACACAACTTCGGAACACCAATTTATACCTATGCGTTTGCCTTTGCGTTCCGTTGGGGGTAGGTCGTTTCTGATGAACATTTTGAATAGCAGACCTGAAAACCCTGCTCGAATAAAAGTACTAAAAACTGATCCaacaccaactttggtataagtggaagtgaagtgaattttaaagtaataatgccgccgaaaaccagtggaaaggcagccaagaaggctggcaaagctcagaaaaatataaccaagaacgataagaagaagaagcgcaaGAGGAAGGAAAGCTATGCCATCTACATCTACAAGGTTCTGAAGCAGGTCCACCCTGACACTGGAATTTCGTCTAAAGCTATGAGTATAATGAACAGCTTCGTGAACGATATCTTTGAGCGTATTGCTGCTGAGGCATCGCGTCTGGCGCATTACAACAAGCGCTCGACCATCACCAGTCGGGAAATCCAAACGGCTGTTCGCCTTCTCCTGCCTGAGAGTTGGCCAAGCACGCCGTCAGTGAAGGAACCAAGGCTGTCACCAAGTATACAAGCTCCAAGTAGATTTCTCGCTTGATGGGCAGAATGATCGAAGAAAGGCCCTTTTCAGGGCCACAACATTATTTCATCAAAGACacccatttttcaataaaagtaaataaattaattgtttgaaatcgtttttgtaagaaactgaaatttaatttatgttgttttagtattaatatactatattataaataGCCAATTCATGATCGCtattttaaatccaattaggatggatgaaatttatatttatactgtattagcatttatataatatattatattcttatattaatacaattttcaaaattacgattgctattttgaatccaattaggatTAAGATACTCTTCTAAAATGTCAAGCTAagcaaaattgatatttttctctttaaaaatgtattgtagccctgaaaagggcttgtttaatgtaattttagatatcgaaatctaaaattgcgattgcgaaactgtacaaatataatgcacattatcacaatttattttttcgctgccGTGGTCTTAGCTTTCGGCTTCTTTGCGGTAGTAGgagctggtgctttctttaccGTCTTCTTGGGCTTAGCGGATGCAGCTGGTTTAGCCTTTGGGGCTTTAGCTGCCTTTGGTTTCGCCGATGATGGCTTCACTTTTGTTGCTACTGTTTTAGCCTTAACGGTACCAGACTTCTTAGCGTCCTTTGCCTTGGCCTTCTCGGTTTTCTTCTTTCAGCTGTCTTCTTGGTAGCCAcggcttttttagttttcggcTTCTTGTCGGCAGCTCCCGCGGCCTTCTTAGTGGTGGCTCCGGTCTTCTTGGTCGATACCTTcttgcttttagttttttctcaACAGAAGAAGGCTTCGGCTTGGGCTCCTTTTTGGCTGAAGCCGATAATTTAAAGGAACCAGAAGCACCCTTTCCCTTCGTCTGGATCAGCTTACCATTGGCCACAGCAGACTTCAGGTACTTCTTGATGAAAGGAGCCAGTTTCTGAGCATCGCACTTGTATGTGGCAGTGATGTACTTCTTGATTGCTAGAAGCGAGGAGCCCCCACGCTCCTTCAAATTCTTAATTGAAGCGTCTACCATTTGTTGAGTTGGCGGATGCGATGGTGGTGCTGCGGTCTTCTTCGCTTTTGTGGCAGCAGATCCAGTTGCCTTTTTGGCTGCTACTTTCTTCTCAGCCGGCGCCGGTGGAGCTGCCACAGGAGACGCGGATGTAGCTACTGCTGAATCAgacattctttaaatttttattcacaaaaataaacttttttatgcaaaaatagCCCATGAACCCACATCCAAAGTCCCTTGTTcggatgagaatcgaggaggagagcAGTTTGACTATGTGTTTGGCACAGTTCATTTGTGttacaaatgttttttcaaagggtgtaattatttttcattattttgttcttatgataataaaattaatgtttgttttaattgcgtttgaatcttaaatattcaaaatttgaggAAAACCTTTCTCAGTTGCCGTATATAGATTCGATACTTTTTTGGGTACCCGAAAGTGCACGTTTACgttaatatcttaaatattttgcattaaaacgtcattaaaaatataaaattgttgtattttttgttaatttactactgaaagtcttaaattgaactttcaactaccagctatgcaaaacgtaactatatttttatgaagtatTCATGCTTAAATATAGCTTTTAAAATGACCCTT
This genomic stretch from Drosophila bipectinata strain 14024-0381.07 unplaced genomic scaffold, DbipHiC1v2 scaffold_175, whole genome shotgun sequence harbors:
- the LOC122321263 gene encoding histone H4, which gives rise to MTGRGKGGKGLGKGGAKRHRKVLRDNIQGITKPAIRRLARRGGVKRISGLIYEETRGVLKVFLENVIRDAVTYTEHAKRKTVTAMDVVYALKRQGRTLYGFGG
- the LOC138927155 gene encoding histone H2A, whose amino-acid sequence is MSGRGKGGKVKGKAKSRSNRAGLQFPVGRIHRLLRKGNYAERVGAGAPVYLAAVMEYLAAEVLELAGNAARDNKKTRIIPRHLQLAIRNDEELNKLLSGVTIAQGGVLPNIQAVLLPKKTEKKA
- the LOC138927127 gene encoding histone H2B-like, which produces MPPKTSGKAAKKAGKAQKNITKNDKKKKRKRKESYAIYIYKVLKQVHPDTGISSKAMSIMNSFVNDIFERIAAEASRLAHYNKRSTITSREIQTAVRLLLPESWPSTPSVKEPRLSPSIQAPSRFLA